Below is a genomic region from Rhododendron vialii isolate Sample 1 chromosome 5a, ASM3025357v1.
gaatcttTCTGCTGTTTGTGCTTACCAAATCAAATGCTGAGAAAGCTaagatcctctctctctctctctcttgtcaaGGAGAGAGCGATAAGAGCAGTGAAAGCAAAGCAAATCAAATATTTGTAGTTAAAATAATCCTAAGGTTCCTTAATTATTTGAATTTATGCTCTGGAATCCAACAAATTAAGTGCTTGACAAGTTAAAATTTTCCAGATCATATTGACAAGTTTAATTTTTAGGTGAAGGGTAAATATTGAAAAGTAAGCAACTTTTAGGTGTAATCATTATGCTCCTTAAATAAATTAGATTCTCAATATTATAccaacaaattgggacgaaggAAGTATTATATATACATAGGACACTCAATTCAAGCTTTCTCAAAAATCGAGTTGGTAGCACAAACAGGAGAAATACTGCATTTTTATCAAATTGCAAAACTACCATGATGCATGGGTGTATCGTAAATGGATTTTGGTGAGGGACTGTATAAAGGCCATTTGTAGGTCTTTTTAGGGATTACTTTCACGATGATGGAAACTGTATGTTTACTTTTAGGGCTCATCGAAAATATTATTCACTTCAAATATCAGGGCTGGCTCGATCCCCACTTAAACCTCACGCCTTATTATCTCAATAACTTTATATATTTGGCTTTGGTTTGTGAAATACCGTGACCCAAGTATGCAGAAGATATGGCGACGGATCAGGCAGGAAGACGATGACTCCAGGAGCAAGAAGATAGGCGGAGGACGAGGTGGCGACAATGTGGGCGGTAGAGAAGGCCAGGGTGAAACAGTCGTGAGAGGATTGAGAGAAGGGAACGAATTAGGGTTTTGTGTGTATACTACTAAACTGACGTAGAATTAGAGCAAGCGTAAAACATtctaaggaaaagaaaatttttctaAGGAAAAGCTATCGGTACACCATTTAGTGTATACCAAATATACACCATATTTTGTTGGTACCATAGTTTTATTGCTCACTATGAGGCCTCCAGATACACAGTGAACCTTGTGAGACACCAATTATTCATAGGTTTCTAAATCAATAATGGTTTCCGTCGTAGAAACCAGTACACTcttctaaattttaatttatttatttttgatcttCTACACTTTCCTAATTAtcctatattttttattaagcAATAATTTGAGGGCCATTATTAAATTTTAACCACTTGATAGTCTTTATCAATTTTAAATGATTCTTGAGccccttttaattttttttaatgtaagtCCCTATGAAATGCTAACCCCACGTGCACTCTTCTAAttatcctctattttttttactaagcaATAATTTGAGAGCCATTATTGGATTTTACCGTGTGACTAATTTCTTTATCGATTTTATGTGATTCTTGACTCATAAGcccctttttaaattttttttaaagtcccTAAGAAATGCTAACCCCATGCCAAGTGTTGGTCTAGTGGTTAACGCCTGAGACGATTAGGGGTAATTTGCTCCttcctaaggtctcaggttcaaaACTACTCAGTGATATCAAATCCTTTGGGGCCAATACATACAGAGCATTCGGCCTGGCTTCAAATGGCGCCCCTGCTATTGGATGGTGAAGTTTATAATCCTAGGatattagtcgaggtgcgtgtaaTTTGGTCCAGACATCTGGTTATAGAGAAAAAAGTCCCTATCAAATGCTGAATCATTCACTGTCCCCATACGGCAATGTCTTAAGGCTTCACATGGCTTTGTGTGGAGTAGCTGCACTCTGTGCTTTGTGCTTAATGGTATAAAGTGAGATGTTTTGGAGAGATAACAGCACACTCTTCAAAGTAGAAACCTCATTGTTAAAGAAATTAAGAAGCTATGTTCTCATTACCTCTCTTATCCTTCTACTCTCtccccttcttcttcatcttcttcttcttcatattCTACCTTTTCAGGTTCTTCTCCAATACTAGTCAGAAAAGCTTTCCACCTTCTCCGCCAAAGCTCCCAATCTTGGGGAACCTCCACCAGCTTGGCCCGTATCCGCACCGCTCCCTCCGTTCACTAGCTCAAAAATACGGACCACTTATGTTGCTTCACTTTGGCAATACACCGGTCCTTGTTGTCTCCTCTTCTTTATCAGCTCGCGAGATCATGAAAACCCATTATCAGGTCTTTTCGAGCAGGCCTAAACTGAGCATTGCTAGAAGACTTCTGTATGACTCAAAAGACGTGGCGTTCAGCCCCTATGGTGACTACTGGAGGCAGCTAAGAAGCATTTGTGTCCTCCATCTTCTCAGTAACAAGAGGGTCCAATCCTTTCGGGGTGTGAGGGAAGAGGAAACAGCTCTTATGGTCGAAAAGATCAGATCTCATTCTCGTTCCTCTTTATCTTCATTGGTGAACATGAATGAAATGTTGGTGACGCTCACAAATAACATCGTGTGTAGAGTGGCGATGGGGAGGAAGTATGATGGAGCGGGAGAAGGGAAGAAGTTTACGGAGCTTTTGGGGGGAGCTGTGGAGCTACTGGGTGTTTCCAATGTGGGAGACTACATCCCGTGGCTTGCTTGGATTAACAGTATCACTGGATTCGATGCTAAAGTGGACAAAGCTGCTAAGGGGATGGACGAGTTTCTGGAGGGAGTAGTGGAAGAACGAAGGAATCTCTATAAACGAGAGAACGGTGACAGTGGAAGAGGAAGCCGTGACAGTGAGGAAATACAGGACTTTGTGGATATTCTGCTTGAAATTGAAAGAGAGAACGCAGCTGGATGCTCTCCTCTTCACAGAGATACTATCAAAGCGCTTGTAATGGTAAAAAATGACTTCTGGTTTTTTCATTTAAAGTTGATTCTTGGGCTTTGTTAATTGTTGTATAAATCATTTTGTGGCCTGATTTAGCGTTTATAGCTCACAAACACTTGTTGTTGGACATGAAGAAAGGGCCCTAAACTAGCTAGCGCGATTCTAACTGAAAAATGGCT
It encodes:
- the LOC131326790 gene encoding cytochrome P450 736A117-like; the protein is MFSLPLLSFYSLPFFFIFFFFIFYLFRFFSNTSQKSFPPSPPKLPILGNLHQLGPYPHRSLRSLAQKYGPLMLLHFGNTPVLVVSSSLSAREIMKTHYQVFSSRPKLSIARRLLYDSKDVAFSPYGDYWRQLRSICVLHLLSNKRVQSFRGVREEETALMVEKIRSHSRSSLSSLVNMNEMLVTLTNNIVCRVAMGRKYDGAGEGKKFTELLGGAVELLGVSNVGDYIPWLAWINSITGFDAKVDKAAKGMDEFLEGVVEERRNLYKRENGDSGRGSRDSEEIQDFVDILLEIERENAAGCSPLHRDTIKALVMDMLGGGTDTTVTTLVWTMTELVRHPKVMKKLQDEVREIAMGKPNVTEDDLEKMHYLKAVVKEALRIRAPIPLLVPRESIQDVRVMGYDIAAGTQVLINAWAIARDPLTWEDPEEFRPERFLNNSIDLKGHDFEFIPFGAGRRGCPGTLFAINVNEHALANIVHSFDLSLPSGEDLDMTEVTGLAIHRKTPLIVVVSPSSF